The window GGCTGAGATGCTCCGGCAACCAGATCCGACGGCCCAGAAAGAGCGTCTCATCCAGAGCCGCCCGCACGTCTTCGTCCCACGCCTCCGATGGCAACAAACGGGCAAGGGGGTCTCCTGGCCGGGCATAGGCCCGGAAATAGCCAACTTGCCACGGGAACACGCACCATACGACATCGTCCGGCTGTCCCTGCTGCCGCACCTGCTCGATCAACGGTCGATAGTCGTCAGCGGGATAGCGCGGCACCAGATAGAACGTTGCCAAGCTGAGCGCGGCCAGCGCCGCCCAGCCAGCCCCACCAGCCATGGCCACCCAGCGCCGCTCTCGCCAGAGGTCATCTAGGGCGATCGCCGCCATTAGCCACAACAAGGGGGCGGTCAGGAGCAACAGACGCTCGCCGCGATCGGGGAAGAAGGGATAATGCAGGTTCAGCAGGAACCCAAAGGTCAGGCTGGTTGCCAGGGTGCTGAGCAGAAGAGGGACCGCTTGCGAGCCGGGCATCTGTCCTCTTCGTCGCCACAGCCACCAGGCGATGGGCAACAACGGCAACAGCCCCGTTGGCCACAACACCCGCAACGCCCCTTCCACGTGGCCGATAGCGAAGACGCTCAGGTGACGGGCGAGATATACCAGGGGGCCCAATGGCCGGTCCGCTTCGACTAATACCTTCTGCGAGATATAAGGGATCAGCTCAGGAGCGGCGTACAACACCCAAGGCAGGTAACCAAGGGTCACGATGGCTTGCAGGCCTATCCAGCGGATCAACGGACGGGGATGTCGCCGCCAGCGCCATAGCGCATACACGGTGAAGCCGATTGGCAACAAGGCGGCGTAGTACTGGGTATAGAGGGCTGCCAGTGCCAGTAAAGCATAGCTGATCCAGGTGCTGCGGGCCGAGGAGGTCTCTCCAACACGGGTTACCCCTAGGATGCGAGCCGCGTAACACGTGGCGCCTATCCCCCAGAGGGCCACTAGCCCGTACATGCGCACTTCCTGGCTATAGTAGATGTGTAGCGGGTTGAACGCTAGAAGCGTAGCCGCCCATAAGCCGACGCGCGGCCCCGCCAGCTCGCGGCCTACCAGATACACAATCGGAATGGTCAGCGCTCCGATCAGCACAGACATCGCCCGCAGCACCAAGGGCCCTGGCCCCCACAGGACGATCCACAGGTGAAGCAGCGCGTAGTACAAAGGGGGATGGATATCGCGCGCCGTCAACGCTGCCATCTCCGACAGGGAGTGGGTAGCGAACCAGACGCTGTATCCCTCATCCCACCAAAGGGGCTGAAAGCCTAGGCGAGCCACGCGCAGCACAAGGCCAGCTAGGGTCAGCAGGACCACAGCTCGCAGGTTGCCCCAGCTGCGCTGGCCGGAGAGAGCCAAAGGGATCGAGGATGTGTCGCGCATACCCGCCAAACACACGGTCAGCCGGGAACCTTGTCTCTATGGCTCCTAGCTGGGATGAATCAGGGAACCCGTGAGAGAGTTCACTGATTCAAGTTAGGGCCTCAGCCATTCCACAAGGAACTCACGCGTAGTCCCCGAGACCGAGAAAATCTGATCGGGACCGGCTGGCTGGCCGCTGGGATCCAGCAACTGGACGGTGTACTGGCCATCGCTGGGCGGGCGGATCTCGATCTTGGCGTTATAAATAAACTGGCTGTCCAACCCGCCATAAGCGACGGAAATGGCGCTACTGGTGATCCCCTCCCCGACCACCATCCCGCCACGCAGGACGCGCACCTTGTAGCCTCCGAAAGCCTGGGTCTTGTTCCTATTGAATACCCGCCCCCAGACGGTGATCCAGTCGTTCGTGTTCGGGCGAGCTTCCACCATGGTCGCGTTGAAAGCGTACTGCAGCGCAGGTGTAGGGGTCGGTGCAGGCGGCGCAGGCGGCTGCGTCGGACGGGGACGCGGTGTGGGAGGTGGCGGCGGGATCCGCTCCGGCACATTCACTGTATCGATAGCTCCCTCTGCCCGCACCACTTGTCCAGAGACCCAGACGAGCTGATCGCCCACACAGCAGATCTGCCACCAGTCCCCCTGCGGGTTCTTCCCTGTCACAGCGAAGCGTTGGCCGGCCTGCGCTTTCCCCACGGCAGGATAGTTAGTGCCGGGACCCGCGCGCAGGTTCACCACGTCCTCATTTACTACCACAAAGGGTGTGGCAGTCGGAGCAGGACTCGCTGACTCCGACGTAGGTGTAGGCGTTGGGGATTCTGGAGTAGGGCTCGGTTGCTCGGGCTGGGGATTGACCTGCACTACTGGCTGCATCTCCGTCAGCTCCGGGGTGACCGGCGTGGGTGTAAAGGTGGGACGTGGGGTGCGCGTGGGTGTGGGCGTCGGCAGAGGCCGGCCGATCAGCCCCGTCACCGAGCAGCCCAGCGTCATCACCAAGGCTAGGGTAATCCCCATCACGATCCAGGCAATACGATTATGCATCTTCCTCTCCTTCTTCGATAGTTAGCAGATAGTTAGCACGCATAAGGAAGTGAAATGTCAGCATCAGAACAGACGTATATAGGCGATGTAAATGACCAGGTTCTGGCGGGCACTGCCACGGGTTGTGAAGTTGCGTTCCGGCGACAGGCGATTGCCAGCAGGGTCGGTCAGATAAATCGTCCAATCGGCCTCCCCAGGGTCTTTCAGCTCGTACTTCAGGTTGTATTTGAAGGAACCTTCGCTGGGGGCGGTGATGCGCGCCGGATCTTCGTGCGAGGTGGCATCCGTGCTCACATCCACTCCATCCCGCAACACCTTCAGCCGATAGCCTGGCAGTGAGCGCTCGCGGCCGGGCGCTCCCTCGTACACCCAGACCCAGATGGTGAGCAGCGGGTTGGTCGTCTGGAAGGGGAACTCCGGCCCGCGTGCCACGTCAAATGGCGCAACCGGTGTCGGTGTCGCAGTGGGGGTGAACGTAACGGTGGGAGTAGGAGATGGCATCGGGGTGGGCGGCTCGGGCACCACCGGCACAGCGGCCAGGAACCCCTGCGGCTGTACGAAGTTGGCCACCACCCATGCCACGCGTCCCTGCACGCAGCAAATCTGCCACCAACTGCTGTCAGGTGTTCTCCCCTGGATCGCATAGGTCTCACCGCGCCGCACTTCGCCGATCTGTTCGAAGGTGATCGCTGGTCCCTGTCGGACGTTCACCCTGTCCTCGATGATGGTCAGCCACGGCGTAGGATAGGGCGTGGGCGTGGGAGACGGGGTGGGTGGGGGTACAGCCGTCGGCGTGAGCCGTACTGGCGTCATCCCGCGTGAAGAGAGAGCCGCTGCAGCAGGCACGGGGGCCTCAGCCGAAAGGGTAGCAGCCGGTAAGATGCCCGCCTCACCCCCAACGGGAGTGGGTGTAAACGTTGGGCGCAAGGTGCGGGTTGGCGTGGGCGTAGGTCGAGGAGATCGGGCCAAGAGGCCCCCTGCAGAGCACCCAAGAGCGGCCAAAAACAGCAGGATGGCGAAAACGATCACCCTTCTGTCGGGGAGACGCCGCGGTATCATAGCGCGAGTATAACACACTTCAGAAGCGGGGACCAAAAACAAGCCGTTTATGCCTGGAGCGCGATCTGTAACGCTCTGGCCATCACCTCCAGAGGTGGCTCAACCCCTGTCCAACGGCGAAAAGCGGCCGCCCCTTGATGGATTAGCATGCCCAGCCCGTTGAGCGTCCGGGCTCCGGCCGCCCTTGCTTGCGCCAGAAAGCGGGTTTCGAGGGGTTGGTAGATCAGATCCATCACGAAACAGCGGCTCGGCAACGGCAGGTCTGCCGGCCAAGGAGAGGTATCCACCTGCGGCCACATGCCCACAGGAGTGCAGTTGACGATCAAGTTCACGTCCCCGCCGATGAAGCCCAGGCCGCCTGGAAGTCTATGCGCCTCGAACGCCACCTGCGGGAAGAGCGCGCTCATGTCGCGGGCGATCGCTTCAGCTCGATCCAGCGTGCGATTCCACAAGCCTACACGGCTGGCGCCAGCCATGGCCAGCGCATAAGTCACCGCCCGCGCTGAGCCGCCGGCGCCCAGAATGGCCACGCGAGCGCCTTGAGGTTCGAATCCACCCTCGCGCAAAGCGGCCAG is drawn from Anaerolineae bacterium and contains these coding sequences:
- a CDS encoding SH3 domain-containing protein → MHNRIAWIVMGITLALVMTLGCSVTGLIGRPLPTPTPTRTPRPTFTPTPVTPELTEMQPVVQVNPQPEQPSPTPESPTPTPTSESASPAPTATPFVVVNEDVVNLRAGPGTNYPAVGKAQAGQRFAVTGKNPQGDWWQICCVGDQLVWVSGQVVRAEGAIDTVNVPERIPPPPPTPRPRPTQPPAPPAPTPTPALQYAFNATMVEARPNTNDWITVWGRVFNRNKTQAFGGYKVRVLRGGMVVGEGITSSAISVAYGGLDSQFIYNAKIEIRPPSDGQYTVQLLDPSGQPAGPDQIFSVSGTTREFLVEWLRP
- a CDS encoding SH3 domain-containing protein codes for the protein MARSPRPTPTPTRTLRPTFTPTPVGGEAGILPAATLSAEAPVPAAAALSSRGMTPVRLTPTAVPPPTPSPTPTPYPTPWLTIIEDRVNVRQGPAITFEQIGEVRRGETYAIQGRTPDSSWWQICCVQGRVAWVVANFVQPQGFLAAVPVVPEPPTPMPSPTPTVTFTPTATPTPVAPFDVARGPEFPFQTTNPLLTIWVWVYEGAPGRERSLPGYRLKVLRDGVDVSTDATSHEDPARITAPSEGSFKYNLKYELKDPGEADWTIYLTDPAGNRLSPERNFTTRGSARQNLVIYIAYIRLF
- a CDS encoding shikimate dehydrogenase; the protein is MGEMGIDGRTRLVGVIGWPVEHSLSPQMHNAAFDALGMNWRYLPLPVAPDQIGAALAGLRALGFVGVNVTIPHKQAVIPYLHDLTEAARAIGAVNTIWVEKDGQLHGDNTDAYGFLAALREGGFEPQGARVAILGAGGSARAVTYALAMAGASRVGLWNRTLDRAEAIARDMSALFPQVAFEAHRLPGGLGFIGGDVNLIVNCTPVGMWPQVDTSPWPADLPLPSRCFVMDLIYQPLETRFLAQARAAGARTLNGLGMLIHQGAAAFRRWTGVEPPLEVMARALQIALQA